The following are encoded in a window of Ignavibacteriales bacterium genomic DNA:
- the cdd gene encoding cytidine deaminase, with amino-acid sequence MYQLSCNKENRSKKMFDAKELVRKAIDAKSKALPTYSNFHVGAALLSKSGQIFLGANIENSSYGLTICAERTAAFNAIIEGEREFEAIAIAGDSEDYISPCGACRQVLMELCGKNLQVYMINQKGEYKQTTLDELLPYSFGEEFLKP; translated from the coding sequence ATCTATCAATTATCTTGCAATAAAGAAAATAGAAGTAAAAAAATGTTTGACGCAAAAGAATTAGTCAGAAAAGCAATAGATGCAAAAAGCAAAGCTTTGCCCACTTATTCCAATTTTCACGTTGGAGCTGCATTACTTTCAAAAAGCGGTCAAATATTTCTTGGTGCTAATATTGAAAATTCATCTTACGGATTAACTATTTGTGCAGAGAGAACTGCAGCATTCAATGCAATAATTGAAGGTGAAAGAGAATTTGAAGCAATTGCAATCGCTGGCGATTCAGAAGATTATATTTCTCCTTGCGGCGCTTGCAGACAAGTTTTAATGGAATTGTGCGGAAAAAATCTTCAGGTATATATGATCAATCAAAAGGGAGAATATAAACAAACAACTCTCGATGAATTACTTCCCTATTCATTTGGCGAGGAATTTCTAAAACCATGA
- a CDS encoding ATP-dependent helicase: MTKKYVLKKVGEIPARSSIIDESKFHINYREQLNAAQYEAVTALEGAYLVIAGAGSGKTRTLVYRVARLTELGYNPASILLLTFTRKAAKEMLDRAAILLDNRCSKINGGTFHSFANLTLRKYAKAVGIDNGFTILDQSDSEDVINLIRAQLNLSQHKKRFPNKATIFKVLSLSANTEKTIEDILNEDYPHFADYLDKFLNIQKVYQSYKKKNTLLDYDDLLIYLRNFLFELSPAATSFLSTIKFVMVDEYQDTNKIQSELIQGLTQVNQNIMVVGDDSQSIYSFRGANFRNIMEFPKLFKNVKLITLEENYRSTQEILNFSNHIIEHAIEKYPKHLFTRKIGGELPGIVSSANESMQSRFIVERVLELREEGVPLNDIAILFRSSYHSFDLEIELNKANVPYLKFGGMKFIETAHVKDMLAFLRIATNPNDFVSWYRVLLLHEGIGPKKAQQIMDELATSQITIKSEPEKSVSKKYNDKIFNLFKLIHNISTKNQLPADKAELVYKYYEPLFMEKYDDFNKRKKDLDIFMNISQNYKSLNSLLADMALDPPQDSVAEVEAPDKENEFLTLSTIHSAKGLEWHSVFIIHALDGFFPSSQSFDKLETLEEERRLMYVASTRAKQNLYVCYPMHIFDRAKGITFAKPSRFIEGINEDTAEQWLLEE; encoded by the coding sequence ATGACCAAGAAATATGTTCTTAAGAAAGTTGGAGAAATCCCCGCCCGCAGTTCAATAATTGATGAATCTAAATTTCATATTAACTACCGTGAACAACTTAATGCCGCACAGTACGAAGCTGTAACTGCACTAGAAGGCGCTTATCTTGTAATTGCCGGTGCTGGTAGCGGAAAAACAAGAACACTAGTTTACCGCGTTGCAAGATTAACAGAACTTGGATATAATCCCGCATCAATTCTTCTTCTAACATTTACACGTAAAGCCGCAAAAGAAATGCTTGACCGGGCGGCTATCCTTCTGGATAACCGTTGTTCTAAAATTAACGGCGGTACTTTTCATTCATTTGCTAATCTTACACTTCGTAAATATGCAAAAGCAGTTGGAATTGATAATGGCTTTACAATACTCGATCAAAGCGATAGTGAAGATGTTATAAATCTAATACGCGCACAATTAAATCTGTCTCAACACAAAAAAAGATTTCCTAACAAAGCCACGATCTTCAAAGTTCTAAGTCTAAGTGCAAATACAGAGAAAACGATTGAAGATATACTAAACGAAGATTATCCTCACTTTGCAGATTATCTTGATAAGTTTTTAAATATTCAAAAAGTATATCAATCATATAAAAAGAAAAATACTCTTCTCGATTATGACGACTTATTGATCTATCTGCGTAATTTTTTATTTGAACTTAGTCCGGCTGCAACATCTTTTCTATCAACAATTAAATTTGTTATGGTTGATGAATATCAAGATACAAATAAAATCCAATCCGAGTTAATTCAAGGACTCACTCAAGTTAATCAGAACATTATGGTGGTTGGTGATGACTCGCAATCTATCTATTCCTTCCGTGGAGCTAACTTCAGAAATATTATGGAGTTTCCAAAACTATTTAAAAATGTAAAATTGATCACACTTGAAGAAAATTACAGAAGCACTCAAGAAATATTAAATTTTTCCAATCACATTATTGAACATGCAATCGAAAAATATCCGAAACATCTTTTTACAAGAAAGATAGGCGGTGAACTACCGGGTATAGTCTCTTCCGCAAATGAAAGTATGCAGTCGCGTTTTATAGTTGAAAGAGTTTTAGAACTACGTGAAGAAGGTGTTCCTCTAAATGATATTGCAATTTTATTCCGCTCATCATATCATTCATTCGATCTTGAAATTGAATTGAACAAAGCAAATGTGCCTTACCTAAAATTTGGTGGAATGAAATTTATTGAGACCGCTCACGTTAAAGATATGTTAGCGTTTCTTAGAATTGCGACCAATCCAAATGATTTTGTAAGCTGGTACCGCGTTCTTCTTTTGCACGAAGGAATTGGACCTAAGAAAGCACAGCAGATCATGGATGAATTGGCGACTTCACAAATTACTATCAAATCTGAACCGGAGAAATCTGTTTCAAAAAAATATAACGATAAGATTTTTAATCTATTCAAATTGATTCATAATATATCAACTAAGAATCAATTACCTGCAGATAAAGCCGAACTTGTTTATAAATATTACGAACCGCTCTTTATGGAAAAATATGATGACTTCAATAAACGCAAAAAAGATTTAGATATTTTTATGAACATATCACAAAATTATAAAAGTCTTAATAGTCTACTTGCCGATATGGCATTAGATCCGCCGCAAGATAGTGTTGCTGAAGTTGAAGCTCCGGATAAAGAAAATGAATTTCTCACTCTTTCTACTATTCACTCGGCAAAAGGTTTAGAATGGCATTCGGTCTTTATCATTCATGCTCTTGACGGATTCTTCCCTTCTTCCCAATCATTTGATAAACTAGAAACTCTCGAAGAAGAAAGACGCTTGATGTATGTTGCCTCCACACGTGCGAAACAAAATCTATATGTTTGTTACCCGATGCACATTTTCGATCGCGCCAAAGGAATTACATTTGCCAAACCTTCACGCTTTATCGAAGGAATAAATGAAGATACTGCTGAGCAATGGCTTCTTGAAGAATAA
- the floA gene encoding flotillin-like protein FloA (flotillin-like protein involved in membrane lipid rafts), with protein sequence MEALTGVSILVIIVAVFILIMVLYFVPIGLFITAYFSGVTLKIFKDLIGMRLRKVSPQVIVRNLIAATKAGIPLNTSLLEAHFLAGGNVTKVVNALISANKANLDLEFSKAAAIDLAGRDVLEAVKMSVNPKVIETPLVSGVAKDGIQLKAMARVTVRTNLERLVGGAGEATILARVGEGIVSTIGSSNSHKEVLENPDKISKVVLAKGLDAGTAYEILSIDIADVDVGSNIGAILQTNQAEADLKVARAKAEERRAAAVALEQEMSAEVARMRAKVVEAEAEIPRAIADAFHKGNLGVMDYYNLRNIQSDTEMRNAIAKPEDKKNKDTNG encoded by the coding sequence ATGGAAGCTTTGACAGGTGTATCAATATTGGTGATTATTGTTGCCGTATTTATTCTTATTATGGTTTTGTATTTCGTTCCGATCGGTTTGTTTATTACCGCATACTTTTCCGGAGTAACATTAAAAATCTTCAAAGATCTGATTGGAATGCGATTACGAAAAGTCTCACCTCAAGTGATCGTCCGTAATTTAATAGCTGCTACCAAAGCCGGAATTCCATTAAACACTTCCCTTTTAGAAGCTCACTTTCTTGCAGGGGGTAATGTAACTAAAGTTGTAAATGCTTTGATCTCTGCAAACAAAGCAAATTTGGATTTAGAATTTTCTAAAGCAGCTGCAATTGATTTGGCCGGACGAGATGTTTTGGAAGCAGTGAAAATGTCTGTGAATCCAAAAGTAATTGAAACGCCGCTTGTTTCCGGTGTTGCAAAAGATGGTATTCAGTTGAAAGCAATGGCAAGAGTAACAGTCCGAACTAATCTTGAAAGATTAGTCGGTGGTGCCGGTGAAGCAACAATTCTTGCACGAGTTGGAGAAGGAATTGTTTCAACAATCGGTTCAAGTAATTCTCACAAAGAAGTTTTGGAAAATCCGGATAAAATTTCAAAAGTTGTATTAGCAAAAGGATTGGATGCCGGAACCGCTTATGAAATTCTTTCGATTGATATTGCCGACGTGGATGTTGGTTCAAACATTGGCGCAATTTTACAAACCAATCAAGCAGAAGCCGATCTAAAAGTTGCACGTGCTAAAGCAGAAGAAAGACGCGCTGCCGCCGTTGCTCTAGAACAAGAAATGAGCGCCGAAGTTGCACGTATGCGTGCTAAAGTTGTTGAAGCTGAAGCGGAAATTCCTAGAGCTATCGCCGATGCATTTCATAAAGGAAATCTTGGTGTTATGGATTATTACAATCTTAGAAATATTCAATCCGATACTGAAATGAGAAATGCGATTGCTAAACCGGAAGACAAAAAGAATAAAGACACAAATGGATAA
- a CDS encoding thioesterase family protein — protein sequence MQKTENYKHKISINVRFSDLDAMGHVNNAAFLTYLEEARIEYFNKLFTIPRKNLAFGAVIARIEIDYIDQIRLGDEIEVYSRCIKIGNKSCDIDNLIVIRKDLKNKIAAHSITKIVSFDYSKGISVPIPQNVKETIEEYEK from the coding sequence ATGCAAAAAACAGAAAACTATAAACATAAAATTAGTATAAATGTTCGCTTCTCTGATTTGGATGCAATGGGTCATGTTAATAATGCAGCGTTTTTAACATACTTGGAAGAAGCTAGAATCGAATATTTCAATAAGCTATTCACAATCCCAAGAAAAAATTTAGCATTTGGTGCAGTGATTGCCAGAATTGAAATTGATTATATAGATCAAATTCGGTTAGGAGATGAAATTGAGGTTTATTCTCGTTGCATTAAAATTGGGAATAAAAGTTGTGACATTGATAATCTAATTGTAATTAGGAAAGATCTTAAAAACAAAATTGCCGCACATTCCATTACTAAAATAGTTTCATTCGATTATTCGAAGGGAATTTCTGTCCCAATCCCGCAAAATGTAAAAGAGACAATTGAGGAATATGAAAAATAG
- a CDS encoding XRE family transcriptional regulator — protein MILSEKNIKLVFGLKLKQLRQENKMSLSDLSNRSTLSISYLNEIESGKKYPTTNKIALLANALNVSYDKMVSLKLSKNMAPIGELLESNILKELPLDHYGIDVNKFLQLMSKASLQLSALVSTVIEMAKSSELSQNNFSRIAIRTYKEFNDNYFEDLEESVEKFCGQSDYRFTLPIKYSFLMNILKNKFQYEIDEKVISEYDELCTVRAIVVFKNGSKKILINSRLTDSQKAFIVGKEIAYNYLNISDRSFIYSDLKVDSFDQLLNNVRASYFSSALIIKKNDLINDLNKLFNKKVWDNNFIISLLTKYNASPDMLFQRITNLLSIVWNINSFFFFRFDTPLNSINYYLAKELRLNARSIPGSNQNDENYCRRLVSIKLLEDFKKQQMKNKNNNSPLAGIHKSKFFNSGDEYLMISIAKSSTLFRETNYSVTLGLLLNEELIKKINFWNDPKIPEIIVNDTCERCQISDCRERVESPKILESKTNIEKIERTLKKVVDEM, from the coding sequence ATGATACTATCTGAAAAAAATATAAAACTTGTCTTTGGACTAAAATTAAAGCAGCTGCGACAGGAAAATAAAATGTCGTTATCTGACCTTTCCAACAGGAGCACATTATCAATTTCTTATTTAAATGAAATTGAGAGCGGTAAGAAGTATCCGACAACCAATAAAATTGCATTATTGGCAAATGCCTTAAATGTTTCATATGACAAAATGGTTTCTTTAAAACTATCGAAGAATATGGCTCCTATAGGCGAGCTACTCGAATCAAATATTCTTAAAGAACTTCCATTAGATCACTATGGAATTGATGTAAACAAGTTTTTGCAGCTCATGTCAAAAGCTTCGTTACAATTAAGTGCTTTGGTGTCTACAGTAATTGAAATGGCGAAAAGCTCAGAATTAAGTCAGAATAATTTTAGTCGTATTGCAATAAGAACCTACAAAGAATTCAATGATAATTATTTTGAAGATCTTGAAGAGTCGGTGGAAAAGTTCTGTGGGCAGAGTGATTATCGTTTTACTTTACCTATTAAGTATTCTTTTTTGATGAATATCTTGAAAAACAAATTTCAATATGAGATAGACGAAAAAGTCATTTCCGAGTACGATGAATTATGCACTGTAAGAGCAATTGTTGTTTTCAAAAATGGTTCTAAAAAAATATTGATCAATAGTAGGTTAACTGATTCTCAGAAGGCATTTATTGTCGGGAAAGAGATAGCATACAATTATTTAAATATCTCAGATCGTTCTTTCATTTATTCCGATCTAAAAGTTGATTCATTCGATCAATTGTTAAACAATGTGAGGGCTTCATACTTTTCATCAGCTTTAATAATAAAGAAGAATGATCTAATAAATGATCTTAACAAATTATTTAACAAAAAAGTATGGGACAATAATTTCATAATCTCGCTACTTACTAAATACAATGCTTCACCTGATATGCTCTTCCAGCGGATAACAAATTTATTATCTATTGTCTGGAATATTAATAGCTTTTTCTTTTTTCGTTTTGATACCCCTCTTAATTCGATAAATTATTATTTAGCAAAAGAATTACGTCTTAATGCGAGGTCTATCCCGGGAAGTAATCAAAATGACGAAAATTATTGCCGTAGGTTAGTTTCGATAAAGCTTCTGGAAGATTTTAAAAAACAACAGATGAAAAATAAAAATAATAATTCGCCTCTTGCCGGTATTCATAAATCCAAATTTTTTAACTCAGGTGATGAATATCTTATGATATCAATCGCGAAGAGTTCTACATTATTTCGAGAGACTAATTATAGTGTTACTCTCGGTTTATTATTGAATGAAGAATTGATAAAGAAGATAAACTTTTGGAATGATCCTAAAATTCCTGAAATAATTGTTAATGATACTTGCGAACGTTGTCAAATATCGGATTGTAGAGAAAGAGTTGAATCTCCTAAAATTCTGGAGAGTAAAACAAACATTGAAAAAATAGAACGGACGCTTAAAAAAGTAGTTGATGAAATGTGA
- a CDS encoding long-chain fatty acid--CoA ligase: MNRPILSQNRLIDLIPYQIEHYPIADAFCDKVLGSWRKFSSVEVSLGLLKYGIKPGEKIAIISKNRVEWNFADLGILQIGGIVVPLYPTVSEENYEFIFIDAEVRLVFVEDKDLLKKVRTAAKKVKTKIEEVYTFTKVDGAHHWSELTDMADEKYRDALDEIKKAIKENDLATIIYTSGTTGEPKGVLLSHGNILANVNSLTQIMPIKYFKRTISFLPLCHIFERTAAYFYMILGTSIHYPESMETIAANIKEIKPHFFITVPRLLEKVFEKIMAEGFKLSLVKKVIFGWAVNLANHYDKEGKNNWFYNFRLFFARKIVFVKWVEALGGEIKGIISGSAALQPRLARIFTAAGIPVVEGYGLTETSPVLTCNGFEKGYYYCGTVGETIPDVSIKISDKGEILAKGPNVMAGYYNIPKSDQPFDEEGWFHTGDLGELINGRYLRITGRLKEMFKTSGGKYITPAPLENKIKESFFVEHIMVIGENRKFAAAIIQPECEFIKKWAKKKKIILSTREEIIGSEKVQERIWEDVSKYNKRFGHVEQIKKIALVSDLWSIDSGELTPTMKVKREVISEKYKNLIEKIYIESIDKNVIT, encoded by the coding sequence ATGAACCGACCAATACTTTCTCAGAATAGATTAATTGATTTGATACCATATCAAATTGAGCACTATCCTATAGCCGATGCTTTTTGCGATAAAGTTCTTGGCTCGTGGAGAAAATTTAGTTCTGTTGAAGTTAGTCTGGGGCTTTTAAAGTATGGTATAAAGCCAGGTGAAAAAATTGCTATCATTTCAAAAAACAGAGTTGAATGGAACTTTGCTGATCTTGGGATTCTTCAAATAGGAGGAATTGTTGTTCCACTTTATCCTACTGTTAGTGAAGAAAATTATGAATTTATTTTTATTGATGCAGAAGTAAGGTTGGTATTTGTTGAGGATAAAGATTTATTGAAAAAAGTTCGAACTGCCGCTAAAAAAGTGAAAACAAAAATTGAAGAAGTATATACCTTTACCAAAGTTGATGGCGCGCATCACTGGTCTGAATTGACTGATATGGCTGACGAAAAATATCGCGACGCTCTTGATGAAATCAAAAAGGCGATTAAAGAAAATGATCTTGCAACAATAATTTATACTTCCGGTACGACAGGTGAACCAAAAGGTGTGTTGCTGTCTCATGGGAATATTTTAGCAAATGTGAATTCATTAACGCAAATAATGCCAATTAAATATTTTAAAAGAACCATCAGCTTTTTACCTCTTTGCCACATTTTTGAAAGAACCGCAGCATATTTTTATATGATATTGGGTACGTCAATTCATTATCCGGAAAGTATGGAAACAATTGCAGCAAACATTAAAGAAATAAAACCGCATTTTTTTATAACAGTACCACGACTGTTGGAGAAAGTATTTGAAAAAATAATGGCAGAGGGTTTCAAATTAAGTTTAGTTAAGAAAGTAATTTTTGGATGGGCTGTTAATTTAGCCAACCATTATGACAAAGAAGGAAAAAATAATTGGTTTTACAATTTTAGACTTTTCTTTGCAAGGAAGATTGTCTTTGTAAAATGGGTTGAAGCCCTAGGTGGTGAGATAAAGGGAATAATTAGCGGTTCTGCTGCTTTGCAACCAAGATTAGCTAGAATTTTTACTGCAGCCGGAATTCCTGTGGTTGAAGGATATGGTTTGACGGAAACTTCGCCCGTGCTTACTTGTAATGGGTTTGAAAAAGGATACTATTATTGCGGAACTGTTGGCGAAACAATCCCAGATGTTTCTATAAAGATTTCTGACAAAGGTGAAATACTTGCTAAGGGACCAAACGTAATGGCAGGTTATTATAACATTCCAAAATCTGATCAGCCGTTTGATGAAGAAGGATGGTTTCATACAGGAGATTTGGGTGAATTGATTAACGGAAGATATTTGAGAATCACCGGAAGATTGAAAGAAATGTTTAAAACAAGCGGGGGAAAGTATATTACTCCTGCGCCGCTGGAAAATAAAATTAAGGAATCTTTCTTTGTTGAACATATTATGGTGATAGGTGAAAACAGAAAATTTGCGGCGGCAATCATACAGCCGGAATGTGAGTTTATTAAAAAATGGGCTAAGAAGAAAAAAATTATTCTTTCTACCAGAGAAGAAATAATTGGATCCGAAAAAGTTCAAGAAAGAATATGGGAGGATGTTTCAAAATACAATAAACGGTTTGGTCATGTAGAACAAATAAAAAAAATTGCATTGGTCTCAGACCTTTGGTCAATTGATTCAGGTGAATTAACTCCAACCATGAAAGTTAAAAGAGAGGTTATTTCCGAAAAGTATAAAAACTTAATTGAAAAGATATATATCGAATCAATTGATAAAAATGTAATAACATAA
- a CDS encoding 3-hydroxyacyl-CoA dehydrogenase NAD-binding domain-containing protein, translating into MKRTITKVAVLGSGVMGSRIACHFANIGCKVYLLDIVPQSLKEEEIKKGLTLDSKQFRNRIVTENFNNVLKAKPAPLYQSTFISRIQTGNFNDDLGWIKDCDWIIEAVVENLDVKKSVFEKVEKLRKPGTLITTNTSGIPIHLMLEERSEDFQQHFCGVHFFNPPRYLPLMEIIPTPKTNKEVIEFLLYYGDLFLGKTPVLCKDTPAFIANRIGVFSIMAVFKLMKEMDLKIKEIDNLTGPLTGKPKSATFRTADVVGIDTLVKVAKNIYNDCHDDESRELFQIPDYVEKMVESNWLGDKTKQGFYKKTVDEKGNKDIYELNITTFEYEPSAKTKHASVTAAKQIENLPGRLKSLVSSKDKAGEFLKKLFLMIFQYSSNRIPEIADELYKIDDALRAGFGWELGPFETWDVLGIEKTMKFMEEGNIKPAAWVSDMLAKGFKSFYKIQDGKKQFYDISTSSYKEIPGRNNFIVLENIRTNTPVWNNVGAVLHDIGDGIVNLEFQTKMNTIGSEILEAINKAIEITEKDFKGLVIGNDGQHFSAGANLAMMFMLAAEQEYDEIDLAVRSFQNTMMRIRYSSIPVVAAPHGLTLGGGCELCLHSDKVVAGAETYIGLVEVGVGIIPAGGGSKEMALRSSDSFTEGAIEFPELQNRFLAIAQAKVSTSALEAFDLGIFRKGNDRYIVNQNRIISEAKKAAMELVEHGYTQPQQRENILVLGKPALSTLLVGAYSFFNAKYISEHDKKIVEKLAYVMCGGDLSAPTLVSEQYLLDLEREAFLSLIGEKKTLERIQSILTTGKPLRN; encoded by the coding sequence ATGAAACGAACAATAACAAAAGTTGCTGTTCTTGGTTCAGGTGTAATGGGTTCACGCATTGCTTGCCACTTTGCAAATATCGGTTGCAAAGTTTATTTGTTGGACATCGTTCCTCAGTCTTTGAAGGAAGAAGAAATCAAAAAAGGATTGACATTAGACAGCAAGCAATTCCGGAACAGGATTGTAACTGAAAATTTTAATAATGTTTTAAAAGCTAAACCGGCACCGCTTTATCAAAGTACATTTATTTCGAGAATCCAAACGGGTAATTTTAATGATGATCTTGGCTGGATAAAAGATTGCGATTGGATAATTGAAGCAGTTGTAGAGAATCTTGATGTAAAGAAAAGTGTTTTTGAAAAAGTTGAAAAATTAAGGAAACCCGGAACACTCATAACAACTAATACTTCAGGAATTCCGATTCATTTAATGTTGGAAGAAAGAAGCGAAGATTTTCAACAACATTTTTGCGGTGTACATTTCTTTAACCCTCCACGTTATTTGCCACTGATGGAAATTATTCCTACTCCAAAAACAAATAAGGAGGTAATTGAATTTCTGTTGTATTATGGTGATCTATTTCTTGGCAAAACTCCGGTTTTATGTAAAGATACTCCGGCATTTATAGCAAACCGAATCGGCGTCTTCAGCATTATGGCTGTCTTCAAGTTGATGAAAGAGATGGATCTAAAAATCAAAGAGATTGATAATCTTACCGGTCCTCTCACAGGTAAACCAAAATCTGCTACTTTCAGAACTGCTGATGTTGTTGGAATTGATACATTGGTGAAAGTTGCAAAAAACATTTACAATGATTGTCACGATGATGAATCACGAGAGTTGTTCCAAATTCCAGATTACGTTGAAAAAATGGTTGAGAGCAATTGGCTTGGTGACAAAACGAAGCAAGGTTTTTACAAAAAAACAGTTGATGAAAAAGGGAACAAAGATATTTATGAATTGAACATTACTACTTTTGAATACGAACCATCCGCTAAAACTAAACATGCATCCGTAACTGCTGCAAAACAAATTGAAAATCTTCCCGGCAGATTAAAATCCCTTGTCTCATCTAAAGATAAAGCAGGTGAGTTTCTTAAAAAACTTTTCTTAATGATCTTTCAATATTCATCAAACAGAATACCTGAAATTGCGGATGAACTTTACAAAATAGATGATGCTCTTCGTGCGGGATTTGGATGGGAATTAGGACCGTTTGAAACTTGGGATGTATTGGGAATAGAAAAAACTATGAAATTCATGGAAGAAGGAAATATTAAACCGGCTGCTTGGGTTTCAGATATGCTGGCTAAAGGATTTAAATCTTTCTATAAAATTCAAGATGGGAAAAAGCAATTTTACGATATCTCAACATCATCTTATAAAGAAATTCCCGGCAGAAATAATTTTATTGTTCTTGAAAACATTAGAACTAATACACCGGTTTGGAATAATGTTGGAGCTGTATTGCATGATATCGGAGATGGGATCGTAAATTTAGAATTCCAGACTAAGATGAATACTATTGGTTCTGAAATCCTTGAAGCAATCAATAAAGCAATAGAGATTACGGAGAAAGATTTTAAAGGATTAGTAATTGGAAATGATGGGCAGCATTTTTCTGCGGGTGCAAACCTTGCAATGATGTTCATGCTTGCTGCAGAACAAGAATACGATGAAATAGATTTGGCTGTGAGATCTTTTCAAAACACAATGATGAGAATTCGTTATTCAAGCATACCTGTAGTTGCAGCTCCACACGGACTAACATTAGGCGGAGGTTGCGAATTATGTTTGCACTCCGATAAGGTAGTAGCCGGAGCTGAAACGTACATCGGTTTAGTTGAAGTTGGAGTTGGAATAATTCCTGCCGGCGGCGGTTCTAAAGAAATGGCGCTTCGCTCTTCTGATAGTTTTACAGAAGGCGCGATTGAATTTCCGGAATTACAAAATAGATTCTTAGCAATTGCTCAAGCAAAAGTTTCAACATCAGCATTAGAAGCATTCGATCTTGGGATTTTCAGAAAAGGAAACGATAGGTACATAGTTAATCAGAACCGGATTATAAGCGAAGCCAAAAAAGCTGCCATGGAATTAGTTGAGCATGGTTACACACAACCTCAACAAAGAGAAAATATTCTTGTCCTTGGCAAACCGGCACTTTCAACATTGTTAGTGGGTGCATATTCTTTCTTCAATGCAAAATATATTAGCGAGCATGATAAAAAGATCGTAGAAAAACTTGCTTATGTAATGTGCGGCGGAGATTTATCAGCTCCAACTCTTGTATCTGAACAATATTTACTCGATTTGGAAAGAGAAGCATTCTTAAGTCTGATTGGAGAAAAGAAAACGTTAGAACGTATTCAAAGCATTCTGACAACCGGTAAACCACTCAGAAATTAA
- a CDS encoding acetyl-CoA C-acyltransferase, protein MNEAYLVTGYRSAVGKAKKGGFRNYRPDDLAAEVIKYLLSKVPQLDPNRIDDLIVGNAVPEAEQGLQIGRMIALQCLPIGIPGMTVNRYCASGAEAIAIAVSKIRAGIANCIIAGGAESMSLVPTAGWKISPNYKIAKEHPEYYLNMGLTAEEIVRDYKISRQAQDEFSYHSHRKAINAIKQGYFKDAIVPIEVEEVFLEGGKRKSKKYVIDTDEGPREDTTIEALAKLKPAFAADGTVTAGNSSQMSDGAAFVLVMSENLVKELNLTPVAKLKSYALAGVDPRIMGIGPVEAIPKALKQASLKLADIDLIELNEAFAAQSLAVIQQAGLDNEKINVNGGAIALGHPLGCTGAKLTIQVLNELRRRKMKYGMVTACIGGGQGVAAIYELLN, encoded by the coding sequence ATGAACGAAGCATATCTAGTAACAGGTTACCGCTCAGCTGTTGGAAAAGCAAAAAAAGGCGGGTTCAGAAATTATCGTCCTGACGATTTAGCCGCCGAAGTCATTAAATATTTACTAAGTAAAGTTCCGCAACTCGATCCGAACCGCATTGATGATTTGATTGTAGGTAATGCAGTTCCGGAAGCTGAACAAGGATTACAAATTGGAAGAATGATTGCACTCCAGTGCCTTCCAATAGGAATTCCGGGAATGACAGTTAACCGTTATTGCGCTTCGGGTGCCGAAGCAATTGCAATTGCTGTTTCGAAAATACGAGCCGGAATTGCTAACTGTATCATTGCTGGCGGCGCAGAATCAATGTCATTAGTTCCAACTGCAGGATGGAAAATATCTCCAAATTATAAAATTGCGAAAGAACATCCGGAATATTATTTGAACATGGGATTGACTGCTGAAGAAATTGTCCGTGATTATAAAATATCACGACAAGCTCAGGATGAATTTTCATATCACTCACATCGAAAAGCTATTAACGCGATTAAGCAAGGATATTTTAAAGATGCGATAGTACCTATAGAAGTTGAAGAAGTATTTCTTGAAGGAGGGAAAAGAAAATCTAAAAAATATGTAATTGATACTGATGAAGGTCCAAGAGAGGACACAACAATCGAAGCATTAGCAAAATTAAAACCGGCATTTGCTGCCGACGGAACTGTTACGGCTGGAAACTCATCTCAGATGTCTGATGGAGCTGCGTTTGTTCTTGTTATGTCTGAGAATTTGGTAAAAGAATTAAATTTAACCCCAGTAGCAAAATTAAAAAGTTATGCTTTAGCCGGTGTTGATCCTAGAATTATGGGAATTGGTCCTGTTGAAGCTATTCCAAAAGCATTAAAGCAAGCCAGCTTGAAGTTAGCTGATATTGACTTGATAGAACTTAACGAAGCTTTCGCTGCTCAATCCTTAGCTGTTATTCAACAAGCGGGATTAGATAATGAAAAAATAAATGTGAACGGCGGTGCTATTGCATTAGGTCATCCGCTTGGTTGTACCGGTGCAAAGTTAACCATTCAAGTTTTGAATGAACTCCGAAGAAGAAAAATGAAATACGGAATGGTTACAGCATGTATCGGTGGTGGACAGGGTGTGGCTGCTATCTATGAATTATTAAATTAA